Sequence from the Ictalurus furcatus strain D&B chromosome 25, Billie_1.0, whole genome shotgun sequence genome:
ccgaccagtacacagttctagtgtggaagtgtcagaTATAATAGGCAGTGCAAAAATGCTGTGAAGGCAAAAATAACCATATATGGGCATTGCGGTAGCAGCCAAGTAAAGAGTATAGtggtgacaagaaattaaatatggGTTTTATAAGCACATTAGCAGCAAAAATACAGGTAGTCAGTACAGAAATGGTGATGATAATtacaaagtatttatttatttatttgtttgtttgtttgagcagCATCAACATAAAATGGTGGCTGTGGTGTGTCTCAGCACAAAAACAACTCAATCAGCACGAATGTGTCATTTGTTTTTTCCTGGCTGCAGTCTAATTTTCATATACCTATAACATATACCTATACTTTTACATATACCTATAATGAATTAAAGCACATATTTTCCAACAACTACTTCtgtacatcttttttttctccaagatgcaaatatatgtttaatataaaaataaggcACTAATCTCCCtagtccatccacccatccatcttcaaccgcttactccttttcagggtcacggggaacctggagcctatcccagggagcatcaggcacaaggcggggtacaccatggacagggtgccagtccatcgcagggcacaagtattttttttaatcacatttcagtACTTGTCTGTTTgagttgtagaagagtaattattaataatcacactattatttggtgtcacccagatgaggatgggttctcttttgagtctggttcctctccaggtttctccctcatgttgtctcagggagtttttctttgccattgACATAGCTGGATTTATGTCAAACTGCTTCGTGATAGTCTTCATtgttaaaaagcactatacacaacaacaacaacaacaacaacaacaacaacaacaagaacaacaacaacaacaacaataataataataataataataataataataataataataataaaagtatttttcacattttttcccagATGGCGCTCTTTCGCAAACCACTTCCTTTTGTGTGACGTAGACAAGAGGTCAGGGGTCAACTCGCCTCTGCGATTTATTTATATCTTCCCCCTCCAGTTTTTAAGGACAAACATGACCACGTTACGTGCTTTTAATTGCGACGACCTTTTCAAATTTAATAACATGTGagtaggattttattttatttatttatggcgTTGAGTCAGATATGTGGCGTTGTTACAACTAGCGCGGTTAATGCTAACTCTAACTTGCTATGGCTGAATCCCAAAAGGTTTAGTAATTCACATGTAAGTGCACTATTTAGGCTGTATAATAATGGATTATACATATTGCACATTTGTTGTGTTCCAGTGGGAGTTATTTAGGATCCAGAAACAGCGATGCTTATGAATGTAAATAGCCACGCTGCCTTTTACCTTTAGCAACTACCTTTAGTAGCTCCCTTCTACCTTTACTACAATAAGCAGATTATTGAACAGCAGCGCCGAAGTGTGAAATGAGTGAAATGAAAGACTTCctgtttttgttaaataaaggttaTATTTCGCGTACATcccaaatgtattcatattAGGTATTTCGGTGTCCTACAtaggagtaaataaataatgattcaTGCACCCTatttagtgcactacatgtcCATTTAAATACCCACCAAGGAATGTCTATGTATGAATGAACGCtgcatgcataataataataatactaaatataccctgtgtgtgtgtgtgtgtgtgtgtgtgtgtatatatatatatatatatatatatatatatatatatatacacacacacgtaattgATTAACGTGTGTGTTATTCAATTACAATGCATGCAAAACAAGTACACCCTGtatatcctgtgtgtgtgtttagccaTTTGGGATTGATCTGATATTTCCTTTGCTGTTCTTGCAGAAATTTGGACCCTTTAACCGAGACCGTATCCTTTTCACTCCTAAATCTTCACTGCTGAGTGATCATGATGACGTGTACATGATGTGAGCATCTGTCCAGTCTCCTTCCTTAACCGTGTGCTTTACAGTATGGCATTCCCTTTTACTTGCAGTATCTGGCACACTGGCCGGAGTATTTCATCGTGGCAGAGGCACCAGGTGGCGAGCTGATGGGCTACAGTGAGACACTTCTTATGCGTTTTAAAGATGAACTGGAGGAAACGGCTTAAGAGTTAACAGTTAAACAGTACTGTTGTGGTTGGATATGATTATCGCGTAAATTACTTAAGTAGTGTTGCTGGATGTTTACAGTTAAACATAGCTATAAACGGGTAAAAGTGCAATGTCTTGGACGTTAATAAATAACAACTTGTAAATTTTAACATCTTACAATACTGAAGATTCAATACAAAATTTTAACAGCAAGTCCGGTGCTTCCAGTCAGTTTCTAATTGGTATAGAAATACAGATGTTGCTTAcaatatttcagaaaagtgtattctGTCATAATTTATGATGTTACATCTTCATGTGCCCCAGCCCTAATATAAGTCCAACCTCCATATCAGTGTAGTAGGATGAGCACATGACCTGTTCGATCCGAATAATGTATTCCTATTCAAATTCAGTCCTGTGTGTCTGAACTAATAGGAAGTGCCTATTTAATTGacctacacaaatacacatctTTAATGCAAGCTCGTTTCTTTCACCTTTATTCTAAACTTTTTGTAGTGTCAGTGTAAGTTGCGCGCATTAGTAGGTGCCtgaatgtttgtgaaccctttagaattttctatatatctgtataaatataacctaaaacttcatcagattttcacacaaatcctaaaagtagacaaagagaacccagttaaacaaacgagacaaaagtattacacttggtcacgtttattgaggaaaattagcCGATATAacatatttgtgagtggcaaaagtatgtgaacctctaggattagcagttaatttgaaggtggaATTAGAGTCAGGAGTTTTCAGTtaatgggatgacgatcaggtgtgagtgagtgctctgttttatttaaagaccattgttaccctccccaggagtgatcgACCATTAGAGATCACTCCAatagcaagacatgtaatagtccacaaggtcacaaaggaacccagagtaacttctaagccactaaaggcctctctcacataatgttcatgagtccaccaacaggagaacactaaacaacaatggtgtgcatggcagggttgcaaggagaaagtcactgctctccaaaaagaacattgctgcccttctgcagtttgctaaaggtCATGTGGATGAGCCAGAAGTCTAATggtaaaatattttgtggatgcatgagaccaaaatatactTTTAGGTTAAAATACGAAGTGttctgtttggagaaaggaaaccacTGCATTTCAGCATAAGAATTCAGCATCTATGAAACATGGTCGTGGTAGTATCGTGCTTTGgtcctgttttgctgcatctgcaTCATTGTCATCATTGATGGTAcaatgaattctaaaggaaaatgtcaggacatctatccatgaactgaatctcaagagaaaatggGTCATGCCGGAAGaaaatgaccctaagcacacgtCATTCTAggggatcacaccagatactgaaagcaaaggttcacatacttttgccgctcacagatgtgtaatattggatcattttcctcaataaataaacgaccaagtataatatttttgtctcatttgtttaattgggttgtcTTTATCTACTTTATCTAACATACACAAGAAGTTACTTAAAAACCCCAGAACAGTGACGCTTTTCTGACACGTCCTTTTAAACatcatgtatatatttttttttctgtttttaatacTGTTTGGTTCCGGTTAGATTTAGATTCAGAACCACAGAAAACAGTTCTTCCTCGAGTATCTGGAGTTCCTGGAGTATTATTTCAATTTGTACAATAttattttgcttatttgttGGAGccatagagttttttttttgtttgtttgtttgtttgtttgtttttattcctgaactttccaccaacAGGACATATTTGTCATGTATCAACGGGGGAACTCTGGACttaatttcccagcagccactgcaccatactcatcagtgtcacatgaccatctgcACCTGATTTACGTTTCAGTTAAAGAGCACACTAGTGTATATGGAATTGTTTACACTGCTTTCTTTGTCTCACATAACTGTCTATCCTTGCTAGTGTCTGCGCAtcgatgtttagttttgccacggTATTTAGCCTCGTGTTATGgtgtttttgtgtctgtttgtttattaaatgtttgaaatctgcgattgcttccgcatccaactttgtaacgtgacaacattaggtccaagttgaTGTTATTTACAGactgacttgtttttgagttactaATGTTTTGATTAAACCCATTCTCAAGTCAAGTGACCATTCAAACAgtctaataactataagaactcgATTGATATAACAGCTTTAGTAATGGCTGTGATTTTTACCTTTGTAACAGAATGGTGAATAATCACAGACCTCACTctgagaaccactgctttaaaTGATTGGCCTTTTCCTTGTGTCTCTGCAGTCATGGGGAAGGCCGAGGGCTCTGTGGCGCGGGAGGAGTGGCACGGCCACGTCACGGCTCTGTCGGTGGCTCCTGAGTTCAGACGGCTGGGTTTGGCTGCCAAACTCATGGACATGCTGGAGGAGATCTCCGAAAGGTGCGGTTCTTAGTTGGGATTTGGGGGTATAGTTTTACAGACGTCTTGTAATCTTGGTGTAATTGAGAACTCAGGACACTTCCCATCCCTGCCAACAGAGGTCACAGTCGCCAGCTGTGGTTTTACAGTGGGGAAAAAGGCACATCAGGATGTGCTCTTATtggaaaaaataatactaatgtttGTGATAGGGTACGAGCCAGTTCAGACTAATTTGttggaaccttttttttcctgggATTCACGAAAATAGCATATTTTGATTATAATTCAGCACACATATTCAATACATATGCAGTATATTCAAAGAAATTGGTGAAGCCTGCATGGCTTTTCTCGGTGATAATAGATGACAGATCTGTGCGTGTTTCTCTCTTGCAGGAAAGGAGGTTTCTTTGTTGACCTTTTTGTCCGCGTCTCCAACCAAGTGGCAGTGAACATGTACAAACAGCTGGGCTACAGCGTCTACAGAACCGTGATCGAATATTACTCAGCCAGCAACGGAGAACCGGACGAAGATGCCTACGGTAAAATCCTGCTTTTTTATAATCGCACCTTATAAGCAGCTTACTGTTCTAATGACATCTGATATATTTTAATCAGTGGTCCCTTGGTAAATGATAAACTTCATCACTGTGACTGCTTTCATTTCTACACAGATATGAGGAAAGCGTTATCGAGAGACACTGAAAAGAAGTCCATCGTTCCACTGCCGCATCCTGTCAGACCAGAAGACATAGAATAACACTGAACAGTGGCTCTCTGACTTACCCCATATTGGGAAAATAATGATGCAAGACCTGTCAAGTTTAGTTTACTTCTTCTCCAATTGCAAATTCCTTGTCAGAGGGTCACTGCtttgtaaatgttatttataaaaaGCTTTACTTGCTCCACTGTTTCTGCACCATTTTgtccaaaaatgaaataaaacacaatttacCCTTCTTCTGAATGTCAGTCAGATCATTTGGCTGAGCAGAAGTTGACAAATCAATTTGTGGGTGGAATAATTAGCATGCGtcatcttttcagaatcaggaacacaCAGCTACATGGAAACACTGACAAATGAATTCCAGCATATAactgtatacagtgccctccaataatattggcacctttggtaaatatgagtaatgaaggctgtgaaaaattgtctttattgtttaacatttcgaccttttgttaaaaaaattcacaaaaatactctgctcacaacacaggtttatcaaaataaaagtatttcttaaatataggtgtgccacaattattggcacccttttagtcaataatttGAACTACCTCCAtttgctaagataacagctctgagtcttctcctataatgtctgatgaggttggaatTTACACGGCAAGGGATCTGAGTCCATTCCTCCATATATaatctccagatccttcaaatttttagattttttttttaacaaaagatcaaaaggttaaacaaagaatttttcacagctttttttgctcatatttaccaagggtgccaataatattgGAGGGCACTGTTAAGCCTGCTTAATACTTTCAGTCACTTCACAGTTAAAGATTAATATCTTTTGTGAATCTCATAGCTGAAACATTGgccaatgtattttttttgctgatggCGCAAACTCAATGTTTTACATtccagtgtgtgtttataaaaagaaatgtcGGTTTTGAAACCCATGCACTGGTGTTGGCCGAAAAATTATTCTACGTAATGATTTTGGGtgttttgaatgtgtgtgttaatttagACACTCAGTTTGCATAATGCTAATCTGGCACTTCCTATACTTCGGAGATATGTTAGTCTCGGAGCTCCTGCTCTTGGCTAATTTAGGCAGTATAGATAGTACGTTGGTCCATCCAACGTATGTTACGCTCGCTCGTAGCTATTTaaacaatgcagtttttaaaaaatgacatcttaccTTGCATTTTCGTAATTTCATAATTAACTCTGAGTAGCTTGTGAAAAGCTCAGTCCTGTGTGTACACTATTCCTGTCTGACTTCcataaattattttatgtaattattttggatgtattgaatgtgtgtgttgatttagaCACATTAGCATAATGCTAATGTAACCCAGAGTTAAAATAggcaataagtaaaataaataaataaataagtcatgagtgaaataaatatgcaataaatgttATGTACAAGTGATTTTTtgtgtatcttttttttgtgtatcaTTTTTGTATCATTTTGTGATAAATATGTGGAAGCGCTTTATATTGAAAAGATCGTTTGTGAACTAAAAAGGAGTTTTTTTGGAAACCTTTAATCATCCAATACGAGGGCACATTGTTACTGGGACATTAGCCTGTAAGGTTGAGTGTTACTACATCCCAGCCAATAGAATGGTTAGGCCCGCCTCTCAGCCATTCACGCTAGCGAGGGAGATGGGAAGTGATGCAGTAGTAACTGAATCGTCGTCGCGGTATATTGATACAGATAGTTTCTGTTACGGGTGTAACCCTACtgaaaaaaacagctaaagacagcCTAGGCTGGTTGGCTGTTCTTTGCTGGTTTTATGCTGGATGTAGCTGGTTTAAGCTCTTCTCCCAGCCTGGCCAAGTTGGTGTTCAGTGATCTAAATAAATACCCTAGAATGGCCGTACGGGTCGCCACGCGGGATTCCTGGCCGCCATCTTGAGACATGGAGGTTTATTCTGCAGAATTTTATTCccattcattctaatcaagcAGTCTCTTGACCATCAAATTTATATGTACATATCataaattttaataatatatgcataaataaatcagtatttATACATACTGTTATTCATGtgcatatttttaaattatccATTACTGATATGACTTGTAATAAAAAGATGTTTGCATGACAATGTATAACATTTgaaaatggaggggaaaaaatgattaCAGGATGTCTGTATACACTTCAAGGACCTCAGCAAACAGACTAACTTATGTAATACAAGCCATCAGGGTTGGTTAATAAGCAATAGATTCAAAAACTTTCAGACAAAAAGTGACTTTACAGACTACCTTTAGCTATTGTATTAatcacaattttattttcatgttcatattaaatgaaatcaagCTGTATTGTGATATTCGTCTGATCAGTACTCGCATGCAAAAATGGATGTAAATCCCATCATTTAAattagtgtatatacagttcACCGTCCTAGTGTTCACCTAGTAGTGTTCACGAGTGATGGCTTATCCGCATTAGCTGAAATACTAAGCAAAAAAGGATATATCTCTCAAAAATGCAGCGGGCTTTTTACTCCTCCTAACGCAGCTCAAAATTGATGTAAGAGTGCCAGGCCTGGTCCTCCGGCATCCACTTCATCCAGTGCTTAAACACCTGCATGCAGCCTGCTTTGTTCTCCTCCATTTGGGTGTATTTGTACCTGTGAACACATCCATTCCAGCAACAgttaaatcaaattaaacagAGATGACCACCAAGCAGTGAATTTCAATTACAGGAAGTGAAAGGTAAATATTACCAGAGCTGGCTGGCTCCAGGCTTGATTCTTATGGTTCGGTCGAGGATTTTATGGGcgtggttggttggttggttaatTGGTTAATTAGCATTTCTGCATATTTCAGCCACAGTCTCGCATGCCGCGTGTCCACATTCACCGCTCGCTCGTACACAGAATGAGCTCTTTAAACAAggcagtaaaaaacaaaacaaaaaacatatacagtCAAACCTTGGCTTGCGAGCATAATTCGTTCCGGAAACGTCTTCGTAATCCAAAGCACTCGAATATCAAAGCGAATTTCCCCATAAGAAATAATGGAAACTCAGATGATTCGTTCcaaaatctcaaaatattcatattcataataatgattaacacaaaataccatttttatatttttattatttaaattaaattttaagtaatcgaatttattcattattgtgtAGGACgactgaaaggaaattctcttttATCATGTACTctttatattatgaactgctatcaaatacctataatgaatgtattcatttaattaccttgtattcatttaattacctctttgaataagctgatcaactgctatccttgattatattattatgtattttcgTGTCAACATGACAATCatgactatgtgctgtgtgttttgtctaaatctgtttgacacctggaccagtagaaaccatccacgcactgctgttatcaatgtgaacaatgtgtgtaaatactcctgttttgaatgaataaaacgGAAGTCTCTGTGAACACTCAtatctgtcagtgtgtgtgttcatttcggACTCTCCAGGCGCCTGAACTCTGCAgcaaaccacactttctagctcatagcagcacagaactaaaagttaatagaagttaatggtaaaacaggctggaaggcatgacGGACGATCTGACGGGCATAATGCATAATCTGAAGATTCCTGTAACGTGCAAATCTAACAATTTGGTGTCGGAAGTGCGATTATTCCGGACCaggtgagtgttttttttttctttcctccctgGTGCGGTGTAATTTCGTA
This genomic interval carries:
- the naa20 gene encoding N-alpha-acetyltransferase 20 translates to MTTLRAFNCDDLFKFNNINLDPLTETYGIPFYLQYLAHWPEYFIVAEAPGGELMGYIMGKAEGSVAREEWHGHVTALSVAPEFRRLGLAAKLMDMLEEISERKGGFFVDLFVRVSNQVAVNMYKQLGYSVYRTVIEYYSASNGEPDEDAYDMRKALSRDTEKKSIVPLPHPVRPEDIE